One segment of Methanolinea mesophila DNA contains the following:
- a CDS encoding replication factor C small subunit yields MDENHAIWIEKYRPTKLSEIVGQDEIITRLQSYVKTGNLPHLLFTGSAGVGKTTAAVALAREFFGETWHMNFREMNASDERGIEVVRNQIKQFARTSPLGGSSFKILFLDEADALTPDAQAALRRTMESYALTCRFILSCNYSSKIIDPIQSRCAIYRFRPLSRDAIAEEIHRIAGKEKIKISPGAIDAIVYVAQGDMRKAINALQGAAIISNEIDGKMVYAITATARPEEIEDLLSLSLQGDFEGAEAVLNNLLYERGIAPNELINQCYRALVKRDMDPGQRVALIDTLGEADFRLSEGASSDIQLEALIARFVLLSGNPRS; encoded by the coding sequence ATGGATGAGAACCACGCCATATGGATCGAGAAGTACCGCCCGACAAAACTGTCGGAGATCGTGGGGCAGGACGAGATCATCACCCGTCTGCAATCCTATGTGAAGACCGGAAACCTCCCCCACCTCCTCTTTACCGGAAGTGCAGGGGTAGGGAAAACCACGGCGGCCGTCGCCCTGGCAAGGGAGTTCTTCGGGGAGACCTGGCACATGAACTTCCGGGAGATGAACGCCTCGGACGAGCGCGGTATCGAGGTCGTGCGGAACCAGATCAAGCAGTTCGCCCGCACGTCACCCCTGGGCGGGTCCTCCTTCAAGATCCTGTTCCTCGACGAGGCGGATGCCCTCACCCCGGATGCGCAGGCCGCGCTCCGCCGGACCATGGAGAGTTATGCACTGACCTGCAGGTTCATCCTCTCCTGCAATTACTCCTCAAAGATCATCGACCCCATCCAGAGCAGGTGCGCAATATACCGGTTCCGCCCCCTCTCCCGCGACGCGATCGCGGAAGAGATCCACCGCATCGCGGGAAAGGAGAAGATTAAAATCTCCCCCGGGGCGATCGATGCGATCGTCTACGTCGCCCAGGGAGACATGCGGAAGGCGATCAATGCCCTCCAGGGCGCGGCAATCATCAGCAACGAGATCGACGGGAAGATGGTCTATGCGATCACTGCGACAGCCCGTCCGGAAGAGATAGAAGACCTCCTCTCCCTCTCCCTCCAGGGCGATTTCGAGGGTGCAGAGGCGGTGCTGAACAATCTTTTGTACGAGCGGGGTATCGCGCCGAACGAGTTGATCAACCAGTGTTACCGGGCCCTCGTGAAACGGGATATGGACCCGGGCCAGAGGGTCGCGCTTATCGATACCCTCGGGGAAGCCGACTTCCGCCTCTCGGAAGGGGCCAGCAGCGACATCCAGCTCGAAGCGCTCATCGCAAGGTTCGTGCTGCTATCAGGTAATCCGAGGAGCTAG
- a CDS encoding minichromosome maintenance protein MCM — protein MEEEPETEIIDRDADWSRFLKSRYKKQMSEISREFPYKRSLMIDYREVESYGRTGVRMADELLENPGKVIEDVKNAIRNHQLIKAKDGKTPRGVNIRFINLPKKLQVRDIRSDHINTFLSVEGILRKTTEVRPRVVEAHFRCPGGHITIKDQGYGKFKEPDGCATDGCTFKKLEMIPRRSRFVDSQKLRIQESPEGLRGGEQPQTLDVDVTDDLTGKVAPGDRVIINGILRSMQRITHGEKSTIFDIYLECNSIEVAEKEFEEVSIDDKDEEEILALSRDPNVYRKITHSIAPTIYGNVDVKEAIALQLFGGIPKEMPDGSHLRGDIHVLLIGDPGIAKSQLLRYVVKLSPRAIYTSGQSATSAGLTATAVKDEFGDGRWTLEAGALVLADMGVAAVDEMDKMQKEDRSALHEAMEQQSISVAKAGITATLKSRCALLGAANPKYGRFDDYAPIGEQINMPASLLSRFDLIFIMSDKPDHKLDNAIAEHILKAHSIGEIIAQHQKNPIPGVDDEYIREQLKPVTPDIEPSLFRKYVAYAKRTCFPRLSDAARESLISYYMKLRDLASGSNKPVPVTARQLEALVRLAEASARIRLSSCIELDDAERVVKIVDTCLRQVAYDAKTGSFDIDKVVTGYSKGKRDLIRMIKEVVRELEDEKGRARIDDVIKALTEKGHSRDEIRAQIDMFLRQGEAMEPKPGIIKLI, from the coding sequence ATGGAAGAAGAACCCGAGACCGAGATCATCGACAGGGATGCCGACTGGAGCAGGTTCCTCAAGTCGCGGTACAAAAAGCAGATGAGCGAGATCTCCAGGGAATTTCCCTACAAGAGGTCCCTGATGATCGATTACCGGGAGGTGGAGAGTTACGGGAGGACCGGGGTCAGGATGGCCGACGAGCTGCTGGAGAACCCTGGAAAGGTCATTGAGGACGTGAAGAATGCCATCAGGAACCACCAGCTGATCAAGGCAAAAGACGGCAAGACCCCGCGGGGGGTCAATATCAGGTTCATCAACCTCCCTAAAAAACTCCAGGTCCGGGATATCAGGTCGGACCATATCAACACCTTCCTCAGTGTCGAAGGGATCCTCCGGAAGACCACCGAAGTCCGGCCCCGCGTGGTGGAGGCGCATTTCCGCTGCCCTGGGGGGCATATCACCATAAAAGACCAGGGGTACGGCAAGTTCAAGGAACCCGACGGCTGCGCTACCGACGGGTGCACCTTCAAGAAACTGGAGATGATCCCCCGGAGGTCCAGGTTCGTGGACTCCCAGAAGCTGCGTATCCAGGAGTCCCCCGAAGGACTTCGGGGCGGGGAACAGCCCCAGACCCTCGACGTCGACGTCACGGACGACCTCACCGGGAAGGTCGCACCAGGGGACCGGGTAATCATCAACGGGATACTCCGGTCCATGCAGCGGATAACCCATGGGGAGAAGAGCACCATCTTCGATATCTACCTTGAGTGCAACTCTATCGAGGTCGCGGAGAAGGAGTTCGAGGAGGTCTCCATCGATGACAAGGACGAGGAGGAGATCCTCGCCCTCTCCAGGGATCCCAATGTCTACCGGAAGATCACCCACTCCATCGCTCCCACCATCTACGGAAATGTCGACGTAAAAGAGGCCATCGCACTCCAGCTCTTCGGAGGGATCCCGAAAGAGATGCCGGATGGAAGCCATCTCCGGGGAGACATCCATGTCCTGCTGATTGGCGATCCGGGGATTGCAAAGAGCCAGCTCCTGCGGTACGTGGTGAAGCTCTCACCCCGGGCCATCTACACCAGCGGGCAGTCTGCGACCTCTGCAGGTCTGACCGCGACCGCGGTCAAGGACGAGTTCGGGGACGGGCGGTGGACGCTTGAGGCCGGAGCACTGGTGCTCGCGGATATGGGTGTCGCCGCGGTGGACGAGATGGATAAAATGCAGAAGGAGGACCGGAGCGCCCTGCACGAAGCCATGGAACAGCAGTCAATCAGCGTGGCCAAGGCAGGGATCACGGCCACCCTGAAATCGCGGTGTGCGCTTCTCGGGGCTGCAAATCCCAAATACGGGCGGTTCGATGATTACGCACCGATCGGCGAGCAGATCAACATGCCTGCATCGCTCCTCTCCCGTTTTGACCTGATCTTCATCATGAGCGACAAGCCGGATCACAAGCTGGACAATGCCATAGCGGAGCATATCCTCAAGGCACACTCCATCGGTGAGATCATCGCCCAGCACCAGAAAAATCCCATCCCCGGCGTCGACGACGAGTACATCAGGGAGCAGCTCAAGCCGGTGACCCCGGACATCGAACCGAGCCTGTTCCGGAAATACGTCGCCTACGCAAAACGCACCTGTTTCCCCCGGTTAAGCGATGCCGCGAGGGAGTCGCTCATCAGTTATTACATGAAACTCCGCGACCTGGCATCGGGCTCGAACAAGCCGGTACCGGTCACCGCCCGACAGCTCGAGGCCCTGGTCCGTCTTGCCGAAGCAAGCGCCCGCATACGGCTCTCGTCCTGCATCGAGCTCGACGATGCCGAACGCGTGGTGAAGATCGTAGACACCTGCCTCCGGCAGGTCGCCTACGATGCGAAAACAGGGAGTTTCGACATCGATAAGGTAGTGACCGGCTATTCCAAAGGGAAGCGCGACCTCATCCGGATGATCAAGGAGGTAGTCAGGGAGCTGGAGGACGAGAAGGGCCGGGCGAGGATCGACGACGTCATCAAGGCCCTCACGGAGAAAGGCCATTCGAGGGATGAGATCCGGGCACAGATCGATATGTTCCTCCGCCAGGGCGAGGCGATGGAGCCCAAACCGGGAATCATCAAGCTGATATAA
- a CDS encoding dihydroneopterin aldolase family protein, giving the protein MISEREQAAFEAGIKLGALYHQWVGTPISPETADLVERTIEKSVRLQPFVEEVQVRLDRGIMKPHSKGYSELSGMMFSVQIATTVGTATCRAVLKPRGDYPLMEILELE; this is encoded by the coding sequence ATGATATCCGAACGGGAACAGGCCGCATTCGAGGCGGGGATCAAGCTCGGAGCCCTTTACCACCAGTGGGTGGGTACCCCTATCTCACCGGAGACTGCAGATCTGGTGGAAAGGACGATTGAAAAGAGCGTCCGGCTTCAGCCATTCGTGGAAGAGGTGCAGGTCAGGCTCGACCGGGGCATTATGAAACCTCACTCGAAAGGGTATTCTGAACTCTCGGGGATGATGTTTTCGGTTCAGATCGCCACCACCGTAGGAACCGCAACCTGCAGGGCGGTATTAAAACCCCGGGGAGATTACCCGTTAATGGAGATACTGGAGCTGGAATGA
- a CDS encoding TatD family hydrolase: MKIPSFPVTDDHIHIDPVNGRGLEAAKDFLRAGGSHLFLVCKPTSSFGITPAKGTDFTGVFDETLAIAEQVRELGLTVGVVLGVHPAEITRLSGSYPLSRVEEIMKEGISLAATYVADGRAVALKSGRPHYEVPGEILDASNRVLAHAFSCAARNDCAIQVHAESGPCADMVPMAESAGLPSWKVVKHYATPDTPLTPSFIATHPDIPELCREKREFTMESDYMDENSRPGAVIGPKSVPRATFRLLEQGIIEEEDAFRIHAETPAKVYGMEISR, from the coding sequence ATGAAGATCCCGTCCTTCCCGGTGACCGATGACCATATCCATATCGACCCGGTCAACGGCAGGGGCCTGGAAGCGGCAAAAGATTTTCTCCGGGCCGGGGGGAGCCACCTGTTCCTGGTCTGCAAACCCACCTCGTCCTTCGGCATCACCCCCGCAAAGGGGACGGATTTTACGGGGGTCTTTGATGAGACTCTTGCAATTGCAGAACAGGTCAGGGAGCTCGGGCTCACCGTCGGGGTGGTCCTCGGGGTCCATCCCGCGGAGATTACGAGGCTCTCCGGATCATACCCCCTTTCACGGGTGGAGGAGATCATGAAGGAAGGGATCTCCCTCGCCGCGACCTACGTCGCCGACGGCCGGGCGGTCGCGTTGAAGAGCGGGCGACCTCATTACGAGGTCCCGGGAGAGATCCTGGACGCGTCCAACCGGGTACTGGCTCACGCATTCTCCTGTGCGGCCCGGAACGACTGCGCCATCCAGGTGCATGCGGAAAGCGGCCCCTGTGCCGATATGGTCCCAATGGCCGAATCCGCGGGTCTCCCGTCCTGGAAAGTGGTGAAACACTATGCGACACCGGATACCCCGCTCACCCCCTCGTTCATCGCCACCCACCCGGATATTCCCGAATTGTGCAGGGAAAAGAGAGAATTCACCATGGAGAGCGATTATATGGACGAGAACTCCCGCCCCGGAGCGGTCATCGGGCCGAAATCCGTGCCGAGGGCGACGTTCCGTCTTCTCGAGCAGGGGATTATCGAAGAGGAGGACGCGTTCCGCATCCACGCAGAAACCCCGGCAAAGGTCTACGGCATGGAGATATCGCGTTAG
- a CDS encoding DUF424 domain-containing protein, producing the protein MYLKIHRSPDGVVVAVCDRELLNTTVCHGDVEICISEKFYGNSPAREEEIRAALKTAENANLMGARAVRLAVEMGLIDPSSCMMLGNVPHAQIFRI; encoded by the coding sequence ATGTATTTAAAGATTCACCGCAGCCCCGACGGTGTGGTGGTGGCGGTCTGCGACCGTGAACTCCTGAATACCACGGTATGCCACGGAGATGTCGAGATCTGCATCAGCGAGAAATTTTACGGGAATTCCCCTGCACGCGAGGAAGAGATCAGGGCCGCATTAAAGACCGCGGAGAACGCGAACCTGATGGGGGCACGAGCCGTTCGTCTTGCGGTGGAGATGGGCCTGATCGATCCTTCTTCATGCATGATGCTCGGGAATGTTCCCCACGCACAGATCTTCAGGATTTGA
- a CDS encoding 60S ribosomal export protein NMD3: protein MDIKESICPSCGRPSPGGKPCGACRAERTVWLECDPRVKIVFCPSCEARKDQGVWTDMPASREEVATERVYQAIKVSPDLREQRIEVILTDLSPNRTYADCTVTGTLYGVGVEGQCRIEIAWNKEQCDRCNRLSGSYYEGIVQVRAAGRKPYPFEIAAAARIAEEMEETLQEGGERLSFISKMTDSRDGLDITVGSQKIGQEISNAIVARLGGKWSTHPKLVGEKAGRQIFRITYSVRLPRFVRGDVIGLSKRYGEVQQTEGHNIRYFDLSSGSMKTTKDDADLRLVGNARDAESHMVVYRESDLIGVLDPVSGVTRECLVGPFMDLAPGDTVKLLHDAEEIVLLGKA, encoded by the coding sequence ATGGACATCAAGGAGAGCATCTGCCCCTCCTGCGGCAGGCCCTCCCCGGGAGGGAAACCCTGCGGGGCATGCCGGGCGGAACGGACGGTCTGGCTGGAATGCGACCCGAGGGTAAAGATTGTCTTCTGCCCTTCCTGCGAAGCACGGAAAGACCAGGGAGTCTGGACGGACATGCCTGCGTCGAGGGAAGAGGTTGCGACGGAGCGGGTATACCAGGCGATCAAAGTAAGCCCGGATCTTCGGGAGCAGCGGATCGAGGTCATCCTCACCGACCTGAGCCCCAACAGGACGTATGCCGACTGCACGGTGACCGGGACACTCTACGGCGTCGGGGTGGAGGGGCAGTGCCGGATCGAGATCGCCTGGAACAAGGAGCAGTGCGACCGTTGCAACCGGCTTTCCGGAAGTTATTACGAGGGGATTGTCCAGGTCAGGGCCGCCGGCAGGAAGCCGTACCCGTTCGAGATCGCCGCTGCCGCCCGCATCGCCGAGGAGATGGAGGAGACCCTCCAGGAGGGGGGCGAACGTCTCTCGTTCATATCGAAGATGACCGACAGCAGGGACGGGCTGGACATCACCGTGGGCTCCCAGAAGATAGGCCAGGAGATCTCCAACGCCATTGTGGCCAGGCTTGGCGGGAAATGGTCGACGCACCCGAAACTGGTCGGGGAGAAAGCCGGTCGCCAGATCTTCCGGATCACCTACTCGGTGCGCCTTCCGCGGTTTGTGCGGGGGGACGTGATCGGGCTTTCGAAACGCTATGGCGAGGTGCAACAGACCGAAGGGCATAATATACGGTATTTCGACCTTTCCTCGGGATCAATGAAGACCACGAAAGACGACGCGGACCTCCGCCTGGTGGGCAATGCCAGGGATGCGGAATCGCACATGGTGGTGTACCGCGAGTCCGACCTGATCGGGGTCCTCGACCCGGTATCGGGGGTCACCCGGGAATGTCTCGTCGGCCCTTTCATGGACCTTGCCCCCGGGGATACGGTAAAACTGTTACACGACGCTGAAGAGATCGTTCTGCTGGGAAAAGCATGA
- a CDS encoding class I SAM-dependent methyltransferase gives MRVREVGVKELGKIRGAVWRDEERRVWVEGNTAYVPVREGYSFTRDLSPRTPYSGRGYYLMGNVAVLHGKDPSEKEIREIVEWTGAEGVLLVHSCDGCERIPRAEVVYGTVGEVCHHEAGIRYHLDPRHLMFSMGNREEKARLCANLRQGERVADMFAGIGYFTLPIARRGAKVHAMEINPLAYRYLVRNVGENAVTGRVKPEQGDCRDLLRGTYDRILMGHFESVQFLDSALHHAGPGTVLHVHSAGSTPPDLGEALIQAGFTGTITPRKVKKYAPHRWHYVQDVILA, from the coding sequence ATGAGAGTACGCGAGGTCGGGGTGAAGGAACTCGGAAAAATCCGGGGCGCGGTCTGGCGGGATGAGGAACGCAGGGTCTGGGTGGAAGGCAACACTGCGTATGTTCCGGTCAGGGAAGGTTATTCTTTCACCCGCGATCTCTCTCCGAGGACTCCGTACTCCGGGCGGGGTTACTATCTCATGGGAAACGTGGCGGTCCTTCACGGAAAAGACCCCTCGGAGAAGGAGATCCGTGAAATCGTGGAATGGACCGGCGCGGAGGGGGTACTCCTGGTGCACTCCTGCGACGGATGCGAAAGGATCCCCCGGGCTGAGGTGGTCTACGGCACCGTGGGAGAAGTCTGCCATCACGAGGCCGGAATACGTTATCACCTCGACCCACGCCACCTTATGTTCTCTATGGGAAACCGTGAAGAGAAAGCCCGGCTGTGCGCGAATCTCCGGCAGGGCGAACGGGTGGCAGACATGTTCGCCGGGATAGGCTATTTTACCCTCCCGATCGCCCGCAGAGGTGCAAAAGTCCATGCGATGGAAATAAATCCCCTGGCCTACCGCTACCTGGTGAGAAATGTCGGGGAAAACGCGGTCACTGGCCGCGTAAAGCCGGAACAGGGCGATTGCCGGGATCTCCTCCGCGGGACGTACGACCGGATCCTCATGGGACACTTCGAGAGCGTGCAGTTCCTGGATTCGGCGCTGCACCACGCGGGTCCGGGGACTGTACTCCACGTGCACAGTGCAGGAAGTACTCCCCCCGACCTCGGTGAAGCGCTCATCCAGGCCGGCTTTACCGGGACTATCACCCCCCGGAAGGTAAAGAAATATGCACCGCACCGTTGGCATTATGTACAGGACGTGATACTCGCATGA
- the coaBC gene encoding bifunctional phosphopantothenoylcysteine decarboxylase/phosphopantothenate--cysteine ligase CoaBC yields MNPGSPLEGHTIVLAVTGSIAAVETIRLAHALRRRGVTVAGVMSPAATGIIHPDALTYATGNETVTRISGKVEHVDYCGEGGTADLLLVAPCTANTLCKISAGIDDTPVTTFATTAIGRGMPVVIAPAMHQSMYRHPAVLDALEKLRSWGIVVISPRMEEGRAKIASIEEIVLRCERELLGKPLAGKKVLITSGACQEPVDDVRVLTTRSSGKMGRALALQAWRLGAEVTVVHRDLFPCVENVGCSSAVEMREAINSLCESRDFHYYISAAAVSDFAPARVHGKIPSGTPVSIALDPLPKILDEVIARYGIPSIGFKLGWDEEERAREMVEQGTLLVAVNSPEALGSENSSIILFSREDREFLCGTKEEVAAGIWDAVIRLRERGDRHS; encoded by the coding sequence ATGAACCCGGGCAGCCCACTGGAAGGACATACGATCGTCCTGGCCGTGACCGGCAGCATCGCGGCGGTCGAGACTATCCGCCTCGCCCATGCCCTGCGCAGAAGGGGCGTAACGGTTGCGGGGGTCATGAGCCCTGCGGCCACGGGGATCATTCATCCCGACGCGCTCACGTACGCTACCGGAAACGAGACCGTAACCCGGATTTCGGGAAAGGTGGAGCACGTTGACTACTGCGGCGAAGGGGGAACGGCAGATCTCCTTCTGGTCGCACCATGCACCGCCAATACGCTGTGCAAGATCTCCGCAGGCATAGACGATACCCCGGTGACCACCTTCGCAACAACCGCGATCGGCCGGGGGATGCCCGTCGTGATTGCCCCGGCGATGCACCAGAGCATGTACCGCCACCCTGCGGTCCTGGACGCCCTCGAAAAACTGCGCTCGTGGGGGATCGTGGTGATTTCTCCCAGGATGGAGGAAGGCCGGGCTAAGATCGCCTCGATCGAGGAGATAGTGCTCCGGTGCGAACGCGAGCTGCTCGGAAAACCTCTCGCAGGGAAGAAGGTGCTCATTACCAGCGGAGCGTGCCAGGAACCGGTTGATGACGTGCGGGTTCTTACCACCCGGTCATCCGGAAAAATGGGCAGGGCACTCGCCCTCCAGGCCTGGAGGCTGGGCGCGGAGGTTACGGTGGTCCACCGGGATTTGTTCCCGTGCGTGGAGAACGTCGGCTGCAGCAGCGCCGTTGAGATGCGGGAGGCGATCAACTCTCTCTGCGAATCACGGGATTTCCATTATTACATCAGTGCCGCCGCGGTATCGGATTTTGCTCCTGCGAGAGTACACGGTAAAATCCCGAGCGGTACTCCGGTCAGTATCGCGCTCGACCCCCTGCCGAAGATCCTCGATGAAGTGATCGCACGGTACGGGATACCCTCCATAGGATTCAAACTCGGGTGGGACGAGGAGGAGCGTGCCCGCGAAATGGTCGAACAAGGAACGCTCCTCGTGGCAGTGAACTCGCCTGAGGCCCTGGGTTCCGAGAACTCGAGCATAATCCTGTTCTCCCGGGAAGACCGCGAGTTTCTCTGCGGGACCAAAGAAGAGGTCGCGGCCGGGATCTGGGATGCAGTCATCAGGCTGCGGGAGCGCGGGGACAGGCATTCCTGA
- a CDS encoding pantoate kinase: MPGKVRAFCPGHISGYFKPVFTGDPATTGSLGAGVVIDEGVTVVATPDRSPAVRIVRKDLHGTILESRDGSAPVESLMEKMGVGSRIVTECHLPIGAGFGLSAAALMASALALNALHDLGLSRRECAGLAHETEVLHRTGLGDVAACQAGGRDCRTGPGIPGEIHRDRDADLHLVAVTFSALPSPTVLTSAESLERITRAFPGRCPGSPEEFFTLSRQFAEASGLITPPVRKALSLCDAKEIPASMTMLGNGVFAMGDRAGKVLSGLGEAFSLGVAGEGVRILEVQE, translated from the coding sequence ATGCCAGGGAAAGTACGGGCGTTCTGCCCGGGTCATATATCCGGGTATTTCAAACCGGTATTCACCGGGGACCCGGCCACAACCGGAAGCCTAGGCGCCGGAGTGGTGATCGACGAGGGGGTCACGGTGGTCGCGACTCCTGATCGTTCCCCGGCGGTCCGGATAGTGCGAAAAGACCTTCACGGGACAATTCTCGAATCGAGGGACGGTTCGGCACCGGTGGAGTCGCTGATGGAAAAGATGGGGGTAGGGTCGAGGATCGTCACCGAATGTCATCTTCCCATCGGGGCGGGGTTCGGCCTCTCCGCCGCTGCACTCATGGCCTCGGCGCTCGCCCTCAACGCCCTCCACGACCTCGGCCTCTCCCGGAGAGAATGTGCAGGACTCGCACACGAGACTGAGGTGCTGCACCGGACGGGGCTTGGCGACGTGGCCGCCTGCCAGGCCGGGGGGAGGGACTGCCGCACCGGGCCGGGTATCCCGGGAGAGATCCACAGGGACCGGGACGCGGACCTGCACCTCGTTGCGGTCACCTTCAGTGCCCTTCCCTCGCCCACTGTCCTCACCTCCGCCGAGTCACTGGAGAGGATAACCCGGGCGTTCCCGGGGAGGTGTCCCGGGTCTCCGGAAGAATTCTTCACACTGTCCCGGCAGTTTGCCGAGGCGAGCGGGCTGATCACCCCTCCGGTCCGGAAGGCGCTCTCCCTTTGCGATGCGAAGGAAATACCGGCGAGCATGACCATGCTCGGGAACGGGGTGTTTGCAATGGGAGACCGGGCGGGAAAAGTACTCTCCGGTCTCGGCGAAGCATTTTCTCTCGGTGTCGCGGGCGAGGGGGTCCGTATCCTGGAGGTGCAGGAATGA
- a CDS encoding 4-phosphopantoate--beta-alanine ligase, which yields MIPPDHPRYRSLVARERIARCAREGIVSLEGIAAHGRGEAFDYLLGERTSESALLAEKTAAAFLITAKNPVISVNGNTAALAAGLIRDLQQASSASVEVNLFHRTEERMTLITGLLEDHGVRVLSGTFERLLPLSHDRAWCLRQGIYESDVILVPLEDGDRCEALRSMGKTVITIDLNPLSRTSRTASLTIVDELTRALPQITRACGEIPGEQATKFIRECDNTRFLKSALRVMEGNLAHALD from the coding sequence ATGATCCCCCCCGACCATCCCCGGTACAGGTCGCTCGTCGCGCGGGAGCGGATCGCCCGTTGCGCACGGGAAGGTATCGTAAGCCTTGAAGGAATCGCGGCACACGGGAGAGGCGAGGCATTCGACTACCTGCTCGGCGAGAGAACCTCAGAAAGTGCCCTCCTCGCGGAGAAAACCGCTGCGGCTTTTCTCATAACTGCAAAGAACCCGGTTATATCGGTCAATGGCAACACGGCCGCACTCGCTGCCGGATTGATCCGCGACCTGCAGCAGGCCTCCAGTGCCAGCGTGGAGGTGAACCTCTTCCACCGCACGGAGGAAAGGATGACCCTGATCACGGGACTCCTCGAAGATCACGGGGTCAGGGTCCTGTCCGGGACGTTCGAGCGGCTGCTTCCCCTTTCGCACGATCGCGCCTGGTGTCTCCGCCAGGGGATCTATGAATCCGATGTCATCCTCGTCCCGCTCGAGGACGGAGACCGGTGCGAGGCGCTCCGATCGATGGGAAAAACGGTTATAACGATCGACCTGAACCCTCTTTCGAGGACCTCCCGTACCGCGAGCCTCACCATCGTTGACGAACTCACCCGGGCACTCCCGCAGATCACCCGGGCCTGCGGTGAAATCCCTGGAGAACAGGCGACAAAATTTATCCGTGAGTGCGACAACACCCGGTTCCTGAAATCTGCACTGCGGGTGATGGAGGGGAATCTTGCCCATGCTCTGGATTGA
- a CDS encoding AAA family ATPase, translated as MLWIEKYRPGSFGEIIGQEKAVDLLGTFAATGNLPHLLITGPHGTGKTAGVECLARALYGDRYPENLTVIQAGDLFEQGKKYLEENERYAHIYRKDQSLLNNFKNIIRWYASLRPLDSEFRMMVFEGASALTRESQQGLRRIMERYSGTCRFVYITGQPSGIIPAIRSRCLPVFFAPLADDLILAKLRTIGSAEGLAPERCPDDTLDLIAQAARGDLRKAIMLLQISVESNEPPDLVRWSQSETGQVAGAIFSAVESGDMQAAVRRIETLMIEYGLSAREVIMELRNVTKRVYNDPRISRALGETDYILGHCNNEYLQLNALVMKIRQEVFSRESGQ; from the coding sequence ATGCTCTGGATTGAAAAATACCGCCCCGGGTCATTTGGGGAGATAATCGGGCAGGAAAAAGCGGTGGACCTGTTGGGCACCTTCGCCGCGACCGGGAACCTCCCGCATCTCCTCATCACCGGCCCCCATGGAACCGGCAAAACGGCAGGCGTCGAGTGTCTGGCCCGGGCACTCTACGGCGATCGCTACCCGGAGAACCTCACGGTCATCCAGGCAGGGGACCTCTTCGAGCAGGGGAAGAAGTATCTCGAGGAGAACGAGCGCTACGCGCATATTTACCGTAAGGATCAAAGCCTGCTGAACAATTTCAAAAATATCATCAGGTGGTACGCCTCGCTCCGGCCGCTTGACAGCGAATTCCGGATGATGGTCTTCGAGGGGGCCTCGGCGCTTACCCGCGAATCCCAGCAGGGGCTCCGCAGGATAATGGAACGGTACAGCGGGACCTGCAGATTCGTGTACATCACAGGCCAGCCCTCGGGGATCATTCCCGCCATCAGGTCGAGATGTCTCCCCGTGTTCTTCGCACCGCTCGCGGATGATCTCATTCTTGCGAAGCTTCGGACCATCGGATCCGCCGAAGGGCTTGCACCGGAGCGCTGCCCCGACGACACCCTGGACCTCATTGCACAGGCCGCACGGGGCGACCTGCGGAAAGCAATCATGCTCCTCCAGATCTCGGTGGAATCGAACGAACCCCCGGACCTCGTCCGCTGGTCCCAGAGTGAGACCGGCCAGGTTGCGGGAGCGATCTTTTCCGCGGTGGAAAGCGGGGATATGCAGGCGGCCGTGCGCCGGATCGAGACGCTCATGATCGAATACGGGCTCTCTGCCCGGGAAGTGATCATGGAGCTCCGCAACGTGACGAAACGGGTGTATAACGATCCCAGGATCTCCCGCGCCCTCGGCGAAACGGACTATATTCTCGGTCATTGCAACAACGAATACCTGCAACTCAACGCCCTGGTGATGAAGATACGGCAGGAGGTATTTTCCCGTGAAAGCGGTCAGTAA